A window from Pararge aegeria chromosome 6, ilParAegt1.1, whole genome shotgun sequence encodes these proteins:
- the LOC120624465 gene encoding uncharacterized protein LOC120624465, whose amino-acid sequence MWDSPYLTGLVLYIFSFQIIAINSRTSNIWKLDVEGGQIVDGNSLPQDANDKTKNGEEDTVFNIVSSTVYYGNTWTKHGFDMFCTDCQVYEKQRASGENNGNSETREANGSDIDDEYLDCGKSVNFTYYDNLVGVQRRHRHPNVPEPQVALIFTKKKSFKNGVTELDIIALEKRLKKAKREKPKSVQLYNQIGNFWRIKGDTRLSIECFRRALAVSPYNSEVLLNLARVLFTLQYLDDAIFLTRRSLEVQPPDRSAWQQYFTLGEIFKAYGHYQEAAVHLKHALDLRPDFEPALAALKDMENTPEASVHVYTLVIIVFLVMGVLLVILSSVDCGSDADDHKTQQRHFNRAMAMRSLRGVALPGSRGRKKGGA is encoded by the exons ATGTGGGACTCGCCTTATTTAACTGGTTTGGTTctgtatatattttcttttcaaattatCGCGATTAATTCTCGCACTTCCAATATTTGGAAATTGGACGTTGAAGGAGGACAAATCGTTGACGGTAACTCGTTGCCACAG GATGCTAATGATAAAACCAAGAATGGTGAGGAAGATACAGTGTTTAACATAGTTTCATCAACTGTCTACTATGGCAACACTTGGACTAAGCATGGCTTTGACATGTTTTGTACTGATTGCCAGGTGTATGAAAAGCagag GGCTAGTGGAGAAAACAATGGCAACTCTGAAACAAGGGAAGCAAATGGCAGCGATATTGATGATGAGTACTTGGACTGTGGCAAATCTGTCAATTTTACATACTATGACAACCTTGTGGGAGTACAAAGGCGTCACAGACATCCTAATGTACCGGAACctcag GTTGCCCTTatattcacaaaaaagaaaTCATTTAAGAATGGTGTGACAGAACTGGACATAATTGCGTTAGAGAAACGCTTGAAGAAAGCGAAAAGGGAGAAACCAAAGTCAGTGCAACTATACAACCAAATTGGTAACTTTTGGAGGATCAAGGGTGATACTAGACTGTCAATTGAGTGCTTCCGACGGGCACTTGCAGTGTCACCATATAACTCtgaa GTGCTGCTAAACTTAGCGCGGGTCCTATTCACGCTTCAATACCTCGACGACGCGATCTTTCTGACGCGACGCTCGCTGGAAGTGCAGCCGCCAGATCGCAGCGCGTGGCAGCAGTACTTCACACTCGGCGAGATATTCAAAGCGTATGGACACTATCAG GAAGCGGCGGTGCACCTCAAACACGCACTAGACTTGCGACCAGACTTCGAGCCCGCGCTGGCCGCGTTGAAAGACATGGAGAACACACCCGAGGCCTCTGTGCACGTGTACACGCTAGTTATCATCGTTTTCTTG GTGATGGGCGTCCTGTTAGTGATACTGTCGTCGGTCGACTGCGGCAGCGACGCGGACGATCACAAAACGCAACAGCGTCACTTCAACCGCGCGATGGCAATGCGTTCGTTGCGCGGAGTTGCGTTACCGGGCTCCCGGGGACGTAAGAAAGGCGGCGCGTAA